Proteins found in one Ctenopharyngodon idella isolate HZGC_01 chromosome 16, HZGC01, whole genome shotgun sequence genomic segment:
- the rpz5 gene encoding rapunzel 5 isoform X1 — MNRVEEWVLENKDKIEKGVEIMGQGCEVLAATVGQFHPILEAVFLASAEILGNPDGKEAKFLAEQFEKINQKLEGIQDEIDQIALEMQRTTMNKQNFDREAKIISQYEKFQDFVNAKPKFKEKKKEKFISQYENTGGDLNIDALYNAVTGENFAGDAILDTVVTTEQRSRKPVEEFCARLKKIFVMGIIAVMGHAALKEGAVGEAMVKKWQDRMEDVETRMKAAVDDCIENFPLQAKTDVEHQLLEQQASVDPEFAGLILDMLEKKYYWVSWSVRVFNHSGIFFWNWLAGKKYHGSGGGGNFFDLLTPNSIRIVVSFSADPKPINKSQLLDQIEAQKLKGNMQSVAQTLWKSLPNTVVHAISCYKKVEEKNNFQPECFYFGRHKRAFLCIHSE, encoded by the coding sequence ATGAATCGAGTGGAAGAATGGGTTTTGGAGAACAAGGACAAGATCGAGAAAGGAGTGGAAATCATGGGGCAAGGCTGCGAGGTTTTAGCAGCCACTGTGGGACAGTTCCACCCCATACTGGAGGCCGTGTTTTTGGCCTCAGCCGAGATCCTCGGCAACCCAGATGGAAAAGAAGCCAAGTTCCTCGCTGAGCAGTTTGAAAAGATCAACCAGAAACTCGAAGGTATTCAAGATGAAATCGACCAAATCGCTTTGGAGATGCAGCGGACAACCATGAACAAGCAGAACTTTGACCGTGAGGCGAAGATAATCAGTCAGTATGAGAAGTTTCAAGACTTTGTCAATGCTAAGCCCAAGTTCaaggagaagaagaaggagAAGTTTATAAGCCAGTATGAGAACACTGGTGGCGATCTGAACATTGATGCCTTGTACAATGCTGTAACTGGAGAGAATTTCGCCGGAGATGCCATATTGGACACGGTTGTGACCACAGAGCAAAGGAGCAGAAAGCCAGTGGAGGAGTTCTGCGCCAGactaaagaagatatttgtCATGGGAATTATAGCAGTCATGGGTCACGCCGCCTTAAAAGAGGGAGCGGTAGGCGAGGCCATGGTGAAGAAATGGCAGGATCGCATGGAAGACGTAGAGACACGCATGAAAGCGGCGGTGGATGACTGCATTGAGAATTTCCCCTTGCAGGCCAAGACAGATGTGGAGCATCAACTTCTGGAGCAACAAGCCAGCGTTGACCCAGAGTTCGCAGGACTGATACTGGATATGCTTGAGAAGAAATATTACTGGGTTTCTTGGTCAGTTCGGGTGTTCAACCACAGTGGCATATTCTTCTGGAATTGGCTTGCTGGCAAAAAGTACCATGGGAGCGGTGGAGGTGGCAACTTTTTTGATCTTCTGACCCCAAACAGCATCAGAATCGTGGTATCTTTCAGTGCAGACCCAAAACCCATCAACAAGAGCCAGCTGCTAGATCAGATAGAGGCACAGAAGCTGAAGGGAAACATGCAGTCTGTGGCTCAGACGCTGTGGAAGTCTCTTCCCAACACTGTGGTCCATGCCATTAGCTGCTATAAGAAAGTAGAAGAGAAAAACAACTTCCAGCCAGAATGTTTCTACTTTGGGAGGCACAAAAGGGCATTCCTGTGCATTCATTCAGAATAG